Within Rissa tridactyla isolate bRisTri1 chromosome 4, bRisTri1.patW.cur.20221130, whole genome shotgun sequence, the genomic segment ccccaaaGGTCCCATTCTCCCTCCGAGGGCCTCAGCCCCCCCCTCAATGTCCCCAGGCACCTTTAACAgcccccagtacccccccaacagccccattCCACTGCCCAACAGCcccatttccacccccccccaagAGTCCCAGACCCCCCAacagccccactgccccccaaagGTCCCATTCTCCCTTCGAGGGCCTCAGCGCCCCCCTCAATGTCCCCAGGCACCTTTAACAgcccccagtacccccccaacagccccattCCACTGCCCAACAGCCCCATTTCCACCCCCCCCGAAGAGTCCCAGACCCCCCAacagccccactgccccccaaagGCCCCATTCTCTTCCCAAGGGCCTCAGCCCCCCTCTCAATGTCCCCAGGCACCTTTaacagcccccagcatccccccaacagccccattcccccccccgcaATGTCCTCAGGCCCCCTTAACAGCCTCCAGACCCCCGAACAGCCCCAttccactccccagcagccccattTCCACCCCCCCCAAGAGTCCCAGACCCCCCAACAGCCCCACTGCTCCCCCCAAGACTCCATTCTCCCCCCAAGGGCCTCAACCCCCCTCTCAATGTCCCCAGGCACCTTTTAACAGCCCCCAGCacgcccacccccagccccattcccccccccaggGGTCCCAGGCTCCCTTAATAGTCTCTAGAGGCCCCCAACAGCCCTGTTCCCCCCTCCAACAATCCCATGCGCCCCCCTTTAATGTCCCCATGCCCCCTTAACAGCAACAGCCCTAGTCCCTCCCCAACGGCCCATTCCCCTCACAAGGGCCCCAGGTCCCCTTAACAGcttccagcccccccccggcaatAGCCCCAGGCCCCTTTAATGGCCtctgccccccccagcagccccgttCCCCCTTCCCCAAGGGCCTCAGCCCTACACTCAATGTCCCCAAGCCCCCCTAAcagcctccagcccccccagcaatGGCCCCATTCCCTCCCCCAAGGGCCTCAGTCCCCCTCACCTATGTCCCCAAGTCCCCCAACAGCCCCATTGTCCCCCCGCAATGGCCCCAGTCTCCCCCCAAGGGCCTCAGCGCCCCCCCCCGCGATGTCTGCAGGCTCCCCTAACAGCTTCCAGACCCCCCAGCAGGCCCAGGCCCCCTTAAGGGCCTCCAGATCGCCCCAACAGCCTCATTCACACCCCCCCACAACGGCCTCAGTCCCCTCTAAGAGCCTTTTCTCCCCCCGCCACTCCCAGTGGCCACCCCCAGGTGTCCCCCCCCATCAGGCCGGGGCAGTGCGTGGACCTTgggggtgtccccagcctgggctcggtgggggtggtttgggggggcCGGGCAATGTCTTGGGGTGGGGTCCCCATGGAGTATGGCCTGTACCCCTGGGGGGGTCCTGGAGATGAGTATTCGGGGCTGGGAGGGCCCGGAGAATGTGGGTACTGAGGGGGGGCAGGTAGAGGTTGGGGATGTTGGGGGACTGTgcaggggatggggctgggaggcagcagggaagtttgagtgggggggtgttggggcctgtgggggtttggggggctcaGGGAGGGGCTGGCAAAGGAGCTGCTGGATTTGGGATAGGGTGGGGTGCGGGGGTGCCAGGTTGGCAggcaccggggtggggggaggatcTGGGTTTGCAGGCCCCAGGGGTTGGGGGGCCCCCACAACCCCCAgctctggcaggagaggggtgccctggggcggggggcagTCCATGCCCACCCACCCTGGGGCAGGGCAAGACCCTCTCTgggtgttggggtgggggggggacacccgaATTCCTCGTGCCCATGGCTCCTGCTGGTCTGTGGGCACGGCTTGCGCCACGGCCCCGATGCCTGTCCCTTGGTGCCGGCCCGTGGGGGGTCCCTGACGCCCGTCTCTCTGCTGGGACCAGTGCAAGGATCGCGGCCGGGGAAGAACGTGCAGCTGACGGAGAACGAGATCCGAGGGCTCTGCCTCAAATCGCGGGAGATCTTCCTCAGCCAGCCCatcctgctggagctggaggcacCCCTCAAGATCTGCGGTGAGGGCTGGACGGCTGCCACACCGGCCGGGCACCCTGGGCACGGGCTGGGCGAGCCCCCGGGGCCAACTGGGGcgtcccagcacagccctgtgctTCCCCAGGGACATGGATGAGCAGCACTGGGACCCGctgtggggtggtgtgggggggctgtgggaagctgGGGTCCCACGCACaccctgtgtgtcccccctccaGGTGACATCCACGGGCAGTACTACGACTTGCTGAGGCTTTTTGAGTACGGGGGCTTCCCCCCCGAGAGCAACTACCTGTTCCTGGGCGACTACGTAGACCGGGGCAAGCAGTCGCTGGAGACCATCTGCCTGCTGCTCGCCTACAAGATCAAGTACCCCGAGAACTTCTTCCTGCTGCGCGGCAACCACGAGTGCGCCAGCATCAACCGCATCTATGGCTTCTACGACGAGTGTGAGTGCTGCGGCTGTGCCCCCCCCGCAACCCCTCTGCTGTCCCCGTGCTGTCCTGCACCGGCCCCATCCACAGCTGTTGTGACACTGGGGGGGAGgtgtcctcctgcctgcccctgtgCCCCTCCTGCCAGCCACCTCTACGCGCGTGCACCCCGAGGACACCCCCTGGGTGACGCAGTGCCACCCCCTGGCATTGCCCCCATGCAGCCGGAGCTCTGCCGGGGCCGGTGGGCCTCTGGGGGGCACGACCCCACGCGGGGGCTGCTCATGGGGAGCCCCACGCGCCCCTGTACCCCCAAAGAAAGGCACCCACACCTACTGCCTTGCAGGCAAGCGGCGATACAACATCAAGCTCTGGAAGACGTTCACCGACTGTTTCAACTGTTTGCCCATCGCCGCTATCGTGGACGAGAAGATCTTCTGCTGCCACGGaggtgggcacagccctgccactgggggctggaaggggacaCGGGAGCTCTGTGACAATGCGTTGGGGGTGTCCCGAGGGGACAAGGGCTGTTGCCGAAGAGGCAGAGCCTGACGTGGCCCCCCTCTTCCCGCAGGGCTGTCTCCCGACCTGCAGTCGATGGAGCAGATCCGGCGGATCATGCGCCCCACGGACGTGCCGGATCAGGGCCTGCTCTGCGACCTGCTCTGGTCCGACCCCGACAAGGACGTGCAGGGCTGGGGCGAGAACGACCGCGGCGTCTCCTTCACCTTCGGGGCGGAGGTGGTGGCGAAGTTCCTGCACAAGCACGACCTGGACCTCATCTGCCGGGCGCACCAGGTACCCCCGGGGGGGCATTTGAGTCCTCGGTGGATATTGAGTACGGGGGTGAGGTTTCCACCTCTAGTATTTGCCCCTCGAGGGCAGTATTTGCTCTTGGGGCTACCAGGTGGGGTTCCCGGCAAGGTATTTACCCCCAGAGGGGAATGTTTGACCTTGGGGGTATTTTGGGTGCTTGTTGCAACCGTGTTGGCAGGACCCCTGGGGGTATTCGCCCCAGGAGTGGGCATATTTGCCCCAGGGGTGGGTATATTTGCCCCGGTGAGTGAGTACTCGCCACAGGGATGGGTATATTTGCCCCAGGGGGTGTTTGCCCCAGGGTTGGGTATTCGCCCCGGGGGTGCCCGGCTTAACGCCGTCTCTGATGCCCGTGCCAGGTGGTGGAGGACGGCTACGAGTTCTTCGCCAAGCGCCAGCTCGTCACCCTCTTCTCGGCGCCCAACTACTGCGGGGAGTTCGACAACGCGGGCGCCATGATGAGCGTGGACGAAACGCTCATGTGTTCATTTCAGGTGGGTTGGGGGCGCTGCCGGCTGGGCgagggggcagccctgggggtcACCACAGGCGGatggggggggctgcgggagggccCCAATTCCTGCAGGGAGGTGGGGCTGGTACATGCAGGGCTGtcgggggcaggagggagagcggAGGGGGCCCCTGGTGCCTGtggatttgggggggtgggtgtcttTGCCCTCAAAGTGGGAacggagctggggcaggaggggctcacccctttctctcccccccctGCCAGATTTTGAAGCCGGCcgacaagaacaagggcaaatacGGGCAGTTCAGCGGGCTGAACCCCGCGGGACGCCCCGTCACCCCTCCCCGCAACTCTGCCAAAGCCAAGAAATGAGCTGCAAGCTACACCCCCCCGGCCAGGGCCCGGCCCCTTGCCCTCACCATCAGGTCGCTTTTCTTTCGACTGGTTTTTTATTTGTAAGATCCTGCCCCCCCTGCCACGCTCCACCAAACCAAatccagccccagggcagggaccggcggggcgaggggggagcccagagcccagccctgggatggcagtggaggggggaggcaggaagaTTTTTTGGGAATAAACTTGTAATGGGTCTTGGGGGGCTGCTTGCGTTTGGGGGCTGGTGGTGGGTTGGGGGGGCGCCCATCCCGGTCACACAGGGGTGGGGTGCCAGCAGCTCCGCGGCCTCGGGGCTCTTAGTATTCGCCATCGCTGTcctctgccagcacctcctgggtGGGGGCCAGGCCGGGTTCCCCCGGTGTCAACACCGAGCCAAAAAACAGGGAACGAAActgtggggagaggtggggggtcAGGAGGGAGCTGTGcccatccccctgcccccaggcACCCCTGTGTCCATCCCAGACCTTCTTGTGAGGGGGGGTTCCCGgcacagctccttcctcctcctcttcctcctcctcctcctcggggccA encodes:
- the PPP1CA gene encoding serine/threonine-protein phosphatase PP1-alpha catalytic subunit, whose product is MADTEKLNLDSIISRLLEVQGSRPGKNVQLTENEIRGLCLKSREIFLSQPILLELEAPLKICGDIHGQYYDLLRLFEYGGFPPESNYLFLGDYVDRGKQSLETICLLLAYKIKYPENFFLLRGNHECASINRIYGFYDECKRRYNIKLWKTFTDCFNCLPIAAIVDEKIFCCHGGLSPDLQSMEQIRRIMRPTDVPDQGLLCDLLWSDPDKDVQGWGENDRGVSFTFGAEVVAKFLHKHDLDLICRAHQVVEDGYEFFAKRQLVTLFSAPNYCGEFDNAGAMMSVDETLMCSFQILKPADKNKGKYGQFSGLNPAGRPVTPPRNSAKAKK